TAGATGCTTGAACAACACATTGGCTTCTTCGCGATAAACTTCGATTCCAGTGGCGCGAAACAACTCGGACGCCGCTAACATGTAATTATCGATACAACTGCGATCAACGTACATCGAATCCGGGCCTGATGCCCATACAGGAAGATCCGGTATCCCATTGTAAATCGTAATTGCATTCAGAAGACACTTTGCTGCGAAACTCGTATCGCCAACTGCTTGAAAACGGGCGGCACCGATGGCTAGAGCTGCCACAGTCGAGGCTGAATACGCTTGCGAAGGGGCATAGTATGCCGGTCGTTGATTCTCTAACGGGTCGTTTTCCGGCATTCGCCAACCAACCGAATGATCAGTCAAATCCGTTACCTGAGTTAAAACTTTTCCCGGTAGAAAATGTGCTTTTATCAACCAATCTAAACCGATTTTCGCTTCATCGAGTAAATCGGAGTATCCATTTCCGTCACGATCAGGTATTAGATTCGGTGAATACTCGTGTGTAAGCAATAACAAATATGCTGTGTACGCAGTCGTTAAAGTAAATTTGACATAATCACCGGCATCGTGCCAGCCACCTGTCAAGTCAACTTCGATCGAGTTCTTCCCCCTGTGATAACCTACGACTGAGGTAGCATCCATGCGGTGGCACAGGGCATGGAACAACGCAGGATTCTCACCACAACGCTGAACTTGGAAAAATCTCAACAACGAATCGCAGAGCGGCGTGTACAAGTTAGTATCGATTTGAAATTGCGAAGAGTTTATTGAGTCAACCTGAATCGTATAAACACCCGTTTCACGAACTTGTGAAAAGTCGACCCGAAAGTGATGAGGAAACGCCAAGTAAGGACCATGATCCTTGGATAATCGCAAGATGGTCGATGTG
Above is a window of bacterium DNA encoding:
- a CDS encoding glycoside hydrolase family 9 protein — encoded protein: MHRLFLMLIGILIVSLWQVAAADTYIRVNQIGFLPSDSKVAVVMSHQDLTETEANIINQTTGTSTILRLSKDHGPYLAFPHHFRVDFSQVRETGVYTIQVDSINSSQFQIDTNLYTPLCDSLLRFFQVQRCGENPALFHALCHRMDATSVVGYHRGKNSIEVDLTGGWHDAGDYVKFTLTTAYTAYLLLLTHEYSPNLIPDRDGNGYSDLLDEAKIGLDWLIKAHFLPGKVLTQVTDLTDHSVGWRMPENDPLENQRPAYYAPSQAYSASTVAALAIGAARFQAVGDTSFAAKCLLNAITIYNGIPDLPVWASGPDSMYVDRSCIDNYMLAASELFRATGIEVYREEANVLFKHLPIVHWISWGDLGGIAKIRIFPFNPEVRAELNRSLQFYAAIAQNNPFSYPLANYPWGSAAMQSGVAMLAQLYESATQDSSYRWLAERQRDFLLGNNSHGVSFFTGIGSEYPRNPHHQIAYLTKRALPGTLVAGYCSREQVKRQRIHYEGVDRFEKFQSQEAVYFDDRNDFLCNEPTIGNNAQALWMMAWFAKRERKP